AAGCCctgggaaaaatgaaacacttccGAATCCGTTGGCAAGGTGCCGAGTCTAGGTAAGCACCGGGCACCGACGGATGCACCCGGTCACCTCGGGGACATTTTCGGGGAAGGTATGTGCCCCAAAACTAGCATCGAACAAGACACAGTACAACTGATTATAGAagttgtaattttatttacatgtaCCCGAACCGTACAACAGTGCCGGAGGCATCACCCGAGGCAATCAGTTTGCAACTACACTGACATCCCAGATCGGGGTTGTATTTTCCATCCCCGGTACTCGTTGTTATGCATTGCCATGCATTCATCAAAGTCAGCCAAGATTTACTCAACCGGTCGAGCTTCCAGCGGGCAAGGTGCAACAACAATGTGCCACGCTGATTGTGCAAACAGAGGAGTTTctgtttgaatttaattttacttccaTCATATGCAAAACGGGTCGAAGACGGGCTTGTCTAAACAACGATCAGCACCGGTACGTTACGAGCAAGATTTACGACGAGAGTATAAATATGAAAAGCACACTGCAGATGCTTCAGTTCTCCAGATTATTATTAAGATGCAACTAAGACTGGTCTTCTCGCTGATTGCCCTGGGAGTCGTCTGTCTACTACAGGTCAGTAGCTCAATCCCTCTTACCCTGTATGAGTGAACTTGGAAAATGCATCCTTCATGCACTCGGTTTGGGTTTACATCGTCCCCCTAGACAACACCCACCGAAGCAGCCACGGATCATGTGAAGCAGCTGATGAAATTATTCCGTGATTTGGACTTTGACTGGTCGAAGAAACCTTTCTACCTACATCGAGCGAAGTACGGCGTGCAGAACCAGCTGCGAAATCCACTCTGCACGAAAGCAAATTCTTTCCCAAAACAAGCCAAGGTACGTAACAGGGCGACATGTTTCAAATTTGTCAAGTGCATGCTTGAAAGTGatcaaaatattattattttttgcatcCTTCTTCCGTTCCTTTCTGCATCCACACAAGCTTTCCGACGAGTGCTTGAAGCAAATGGTCGCTAAGGTAAATGATCTTGAGGGGACCTTCTATGCCGAGTTCAGCTACAACTGCCACGAGCATGAGCAATATTCGATGGAGTGTCTGGAAGCGGCCGAACCGGAATATTTGAAGGGGTTGGACGAACTTGCTACCGCAACGGAGAAATGTCTGCTGCAATAGTTAACGCATTGCTGGGGAAGGAAAGGGAATTGTTGCTTCAATAAATCACTTAACGATACACGAGTGGCCAATATTCAATATTCTGGAATGATGTATTCTTGGAAGGCGGATTGAACATGGCATTCAATTAAGTGTCACTTTTCGACGCAAATTAAGCCGGATGAAAGATTGTCAAATTGTGATTTGCAATCGTAAAATCGTTTATGTAGTAATAAAGTTTGAACATTTTAGAAACCACTCCAATGTTTTAGAAGCAGAAGCAGGCATTTGCAATACATAATAAATcaaacgcctaaaggtatgcaactGGTGCTACAAAACATATTATGATAGGCTTTTCAATCATATTTATGGACAAATCGTTAGGaacctatttttattttatctattatattattatttattattggtGATTATGGTTCTTCGCCTTATTGTCCGCccttaatgaaaaaaaaaaatattaaatgggTCCAATTTCTAGCCAATTTCTTCTAGATGACAAATTTTCctaattgataaaaatattatcacaAATCCAATCCGATCAATCCAATAGAACCGTATTATACCATGAAATAGTTACATGTAATTGTTATGAAAATGAGAATAGATACACTGTCCATTATTTCGAAAAATCACCGCAAGAGAGCAGTAGTAGCGATAGTAACGATAATAATGAGCGTTTGACTTAACGCATCGTTTGCTCCAGATAAGTTCGttcaaaaacaataattgaCTGTAATCTTACATGTATTACAATCCCAGTGAGCCTatatttgacaaataaaaacatgatAGGGTGATATTTactcatattttatttacaaatctGTCACAAGGGCCATTTAACTTCCTTTAATAGCACTTGCGACTACAAACTATACATACAAGTCCACTGAGATAAAAATGGTTGTCTCCACAAAAGTTCCTGCATTGTGTAGTAAACGCATAGTAAAACAATGCAAGCTAAACTCATTTGGATAATTGCTTCCATGGGGCTGATTTGGCTGATTCAGGTGTGCTAagataaaatttcattttgttcataCTCTCTTCAACTCATATGTATTTGCTGCTCATTTTTATTCAGCTTTCAACAGTCGAAGCCACACGATGGCATGCAACCCAGTTGCTACCCTACTTCCGGCGTTTCAAACTGGACCAGACAAAGAACAGTGTCTACAAGCACAATGTAAAGGATGCCTTACAGAAGCATCTGCGTGCTGCACTTGTGCAGAAAGCATTATGTTTGCCTACAGGCACAAAGGTAAGTACACGTACGGTGGACATAATATCCCATTCGCATCCTTGCCTTAAAACCTCTCTATTCTATTTCATACAGCTTTCGACAGATTGTTTGAACCGAATGGTCGATAAAGCTAGACAGCACGAGAATAGGTTTTATGCTAGATTCACTTACGCTTGCAAGAAACATGCGGAATATTCGGCGGCTTGTTTGGCATCTGGCCGACAGTTGTATAATCGCGCTCTCCAGAACCTTGtcaaggaaacggaaagctgCTGGAAAGCGTAAAGCTTGAACGGGGGTGTATGCTTCCGTTCCCGCGTCAGTCCCAGCACAGGAAGGAATGATTTAATAACCAAATACCGTTTTACCAATAAGTGGCAGCACAATCGATTTTGGGAAAATACATACATTTATTCTTCCCGCTCTCCTGGGATAGGAATGGTttcgtttatttaatttcttcggtgtttcggtttttgtgaCAGCTTTCCCTCCCCCGACCGTTAGCGAAAAGAGGTTGGAATTA
This Anopheles marshallii chromosome 3, idAnoMarsDA_429_01, whole genome shotgun sequence DNA region includes the following protein-coding sequences:
- the LOC128715924 gene encoding uncharacterized protein LOC128715924; amino-acid sequence: MQLRLVFSLIALGVVCLLQTTPTEAATDHVKQLMKLFRDLDFDWSKKPFYLHRAKYGVQNQLRNPLCTKANSFPKQAKLSDECLKQMVAKVNDLEGTFYAEFSYNCHEHEQYSMECLEAAEPEYLKGLDELATATEKCLLQ
- the LOC128711124 gene encoding uncharacterized protein LOC128711124, which gives rise to MQAKLIWIIASMGLIWLIQLSTVEATRWHATQLLPYFRRFKLDQTKNSVYKHNVKDALQKHLRAALVQKALCLPTGTKLSTDCLNRMVDKARQHENRFYARFTYACKKHAEYSAACLASGRQLYNRALQNLVKETESCWKA